One part of the Lotus japonicus ecotype B-129 chromosome 2, LjGifu_v1.2 genome encodes these proteins:
- the LOC130740574 gene encoding nudix hydrolase 9-like isoform X2 codes for MHIPRANTQVRASQTDDSVICQHTSRALGNGAVVETIDKKILVLQRSNNVGEFPGYFVFLGGHPEPQEVGIASHQHVRELMESINIKVSQEMFDSIVREVVEEIGVPASSLSNPAFIGISRRDLNVRPAAFFFIKCNLDSKEVQQFYSSAQDGYESTQLYAFPMDELEKMASRMPGCHRGGFALYKLMVDTMKIT; via the exons ATGATTCCGTTATTTGTCAGCATACCTCCAGGGCACTAGGAAATGGTGCAGTGGTGGAGACAATTGACAAGAAGATACTAGTATTACAACGAAGTAATAATGTTGGTGAATTTCCTGGATATTTTGTTTTCCTAGGAGGCCATCCTGAG CCTCAAGAAGTTGGTATAGCATCCCATCAACATGTCAGGGAGTTAATGGAGTCTATTAACATTAAGGTTTCACAGGAGATGTTTGACAGCATAGTTCGTGAAGTAGTTGAAGAAATTGGAGTGCCAGCTTCTTCCCTT AGCAACCCTGCTTTCATTGGTATATCTCGCAGGGATTTGAATGTGAGGCCAGCTGCATTTTTCTTTATCAAATGCAATCTTGATTCAAAGGAAGTTCAGCAGTTTTATTCTAGTGCACAAGATGGCTATGAATCTACTCAGCTATATGCTTTTCCAATG GATGAATTAGAAAAAATGGCTTCTAGGATGCCTGGATGTCATCGAGGTGGATTTGCTCTTTATAAATTGATGGTTGACACCATGAAGATCACTTGA
- the LOC130737189 gene encoding pentatricopeptide repeat-containing protein At5g39710-like, with protein MTMKLLSHHHRVLFTATLKTFRHMLQYSNVNTYNAMIQSSEKKVAQPFGPTEKPNSVSSNQVIQDLCRKSRIPEAMVMLEKMNRKGLAPDKKTYKAMFHLFFCQSLYEQAYKVLTEMVVRETLEEAVRILMDMAEMGLSPNVVSYNEVMSGFCLIQNLEKAFEIKKEMVKKGFLLDAATYWGLIRDLCLHRRLSEAFDLFREMLCGGVYTFVSQSYFSLRNTYCAEGEFSKAFHLQDEMIHNGILCDFVTGFSPSLVTYHTLIV; from the exons ATGACTATGAAGCTCCTAAGTCATCATCATCGTGTTTTATTCACCGCCACCCTCAAAACCTTTCGCCACATGCTCCAATACAGCAACGTTAACACTTACAATGCCATGATCCAATCGTCGGAGAAGAAGGTGGCCCAACCGTTTGGCCCAACTGAGAAGCCAAATTCGGTTTCGTCGAATCAAGTTATTCAGGATTTGTGCCGGAAAAGTAGGATCCCAGAGGCTATGGTGATGCTTGAGAAGATGAATCGGAAGGGTTTGGCCCCAGATAAGAAGACTTACAAGGCTATGTTTCATTTGTTCTTCTGCCAGTCTCTTTATGAACAAGCTTACAAGGTTTTGACTGAAATGGTTGTTAGGG AGACACTTGAGGAGGCTGTGCGGATTTTGATGGACATGGCTGAGATGGGCTTGTCCCCTAATGTTGTTAGTTATAACGAAGTTATGTCTGGGTTTTGCCTAATCCAGAACCTGGAGAAGGCGTTTGAAATCAAGAAGGAGATGGTTAAGAAGGGCTTCTTGCTTGATGCTGCCACCTATTGGGGGCTTATACGGGACCTGTGCCTGCATCGTAGACTGTCGGAAGCTTTTGATCTCTTCCGAGAGATGCTATGCGGGGGTGTGTATACTTTTGTAAGTCAAAGTTATTTTAGTTTGAGGAATACTTATTGTGCTGAAGGTGAATTCAGTAAGGCTTTTCATTTGCAAGATGAAATGATACACAATGGTATTTTGTGTGATTTTGTTACTGGGTTCTCACCGTCTCTTGTTACATACCACACGCTTATTGTTTGA
- the LOC130740574 gene encoding nudix hydrolase 9-like isoform X1, translating into MVARLKFEDLSIYYSMDYQIAQYGGCALYTGGASDHEPHLCLHLGLTDYRTFVGTNLSPLWERFLIPSEDDSVICQHTSRALGNGAVVETIDKKILVLQRSNNVGEFPGYFVFLGGHPEPQEVGIASHQHVRELMESINIKVSQEMFDSIVREVVEEIGVPASSLSNPAFIGISRRDLNVRPAAFFFIKCNLDSKEVQQFYSSAQDGYESTQLYAFPMDELEKMASRMPGCHRGGFALYKLMVDTMKIT; encoded by the exons ATGGTAGCAAGATTGAAATTTGAGGACCTGTCTATATACTATTCCATGGACTATCAAATAGCACAGTATGGAGGGTGTGCTTTGTACACTGGTGGTGCATCTGACCATGAACCACATCTTTGCCTCCACCTTGGTTTGACAGATTATAG GACTTTTGTGGGGACAAATTTAAGTCCTTTGTGGGAAAGATTCCTGATTCCATCAGAAG ATGATTCCGTTATTTGTCAGCATACCTCCAGGGCACTAGGAAATGGTGCAGTGGTGGAGACAATTGACAAGAAGATACTAGTATTACAACGAAGTAATAATGTTGGTGAATTTCCTGGATATTTTGTTTTCCTAGGAGGCCATCCTGAG CCTCAAGAAGTTGGTATAGCATCCCATCAACATGTCAGGGAGTTAATGGAGTCTATTAACATTAAGGTTTCACAGGAGATGTTTGACAGCATAGTTCGTGAAGTAGTTGAAGAAATTGGAGTGCCAGCTTCTTCCCTT AGCAACCCTGCTTTCATTGGTATATCTCGCAGGGATTTGAATGTGAGGCCAGCTGCATTTTTCTTTATCAAATGCAATCTTGATTCAAAGGAAGTTCAGCAGTTTTATTCTAGTGCACAAGATGGCTATGAATCTACTCAGCTATATGCTTTTCCAATG GATGAATTAGAAAAAATGGCTTCTAGGATGCCTGGATGTCATCGAGGTGGATTTGCTCTTTATAAATTGATGGTTGACACCATGAAGATCACTTGA